One window from the genome of Apus apus isolate bApuApu2 chromosome 12, bApuApu2.pri.cur, whole genome shotgun sequence encodes:
- the SERTM2 gene encoding serine-rich and transmembrane domain-containing 2 → MTEIYFKFRGNLTGRIHFPTLATEVDTRADKYSGLYVYVGLFLTLLAILLILLFSMLFRLKHIISPITTSPENTENVQQFTDVEMHSTIPTT, encoded by the coding sequence ATGACTGAGATTTATTTCAAATTCCGTGGAAACCTGACTGGCCGCATCCACTTTCCAACCCTGGCTACAGAAGTAGACACAAGAGCAGATAAATATTCCGGCCTCTATGTGTACGTGGGATTATTCCTAACGCTTTTGGCTATCCTTCTCATATTGCTTTTCTCCATGCTCTTCCGCCTGAAGCATATTATTTCCCCAATCACTACATCTCCAGAGAACACTGAGAACGTCCAGCAGTTCACAGATGTAGAAATGCACAGCACGATTCCTACCACTTAG